Proteins from a single region of Pseudomonas fulva:
- the pgl gene encoding 6-phosphogluconolactonase has product MAISDLEFPVGVVARSHSDSQQLAQALAENVAGALRDAIDSHGQATLVVSGGRSPIAFFQALSQQPLSWAKVLVSLADERWVPTSHEDSNEALVRRHLLQGPAAAAQLLGLYRSAATLEQAAQLAEQALRDLPTIDVLILGMGTDGHTASLFPDSPNLDEALSDECPRRCLPMLAPSVPHQRLTLTLPLLKAARLPLLAIEGQGKLEVLEQALQQDNHKNMPISAFLRAPLEIYWCP; this is encoded by the coding sequence ATGGCGATCTCTGACCTCGAATTCCCCGTGGGCGTGGTCGCCCGCAGCCACAGCGATTCGCAGCAACTGGCCCAGGCTCTGGCCGAGAACGTGGCCGGTGCGCTGCGCGATGCCATCGACAGCCATGGCCAGGCCACCCTGGTGGTCTCCGGCGGGCGCAGTCCGATCGCCTTTTTCCAGGCGCTCTCCCAGCAGCCCTTGTCCTGGGCCAAGGTGCTGGTGAGCCTGGCCGACGAGCGCTGGGTACCGACCAGCCACGAAGACAGCAACGAGGCACTGGTGCGCCGCCACCTGCTGCAAGGGCCGGCTGCCGCGGCGCAGTTGCTGGGGCTCTATCGGAGCGCCGCGACCCTCGAGCAGGCCGCGCAGCTTGCCGAGCAGGCGCTGCGCGACCTGCCGACTATCGACGTGCTGATCCTGGGCATGGGCACCGACGGCCATACCGCCTCGTTGTTTCCCGACAGCCCCAATCTGGACGAGGCACTCAGCGATGAATGCCCGCGCCGTTGCCTGCCGATGCTGGCACCGAGCGTACCCCACCAGCGCCTGACCCTGACCCTGCCGCTGCTCAAGGCGGCGCGCCTGCCGCTGCTGGCCATCGAGGGGCAGGGCAAGCTCGAGGTGCTCGAGCAGGCCCTGCAGCAAGACAATCACAAGAACATGCCGATCAGCGCGTTTCTGCGCGCGCCGCTCGAAATCTACTGGTGCCCCTGA
- a CDS encoding bifunctional 4-hydroxy-2-oxoglutarate aldolase/2-dehydro-3-deoxy-phosphogluconate aldolase, whose product MTQAISRPAPTMAEKIDSIDALCARARIMPVITIAREEDILPMADALDAGGLQVLEITLRSPHGLTAIRRLREERPHLCVGAGTVLDRHMLGAVEEAGAQFVVSPGCTDDLLRAALESPVPMLPGVASASEIMVGYALGYRRFKLFPAEVCGGTAALKALGGPFGDIRFCPTGGVGPANLQRYMALPNVMCVGGSWMLDSSQGWDAVRQASADALALLD is encoded by the coding sequence ATGACACAAGCCATCAGCCGCCCAGCCCCGACCATGGCGGAGAAGATCGACAGCATCGACGCGCTTTGCGCCCGGGCGCGGATCATGCCGGTGATCACCATCGCCCGGGAGGAAGACATCCTGCCAATGGCCGATGCCCTGGATGCCGGCGGCCTGCAGGTGCTGGAAATCACCCTGCGCTCGCCCCACGGGCTGACCGCCATCCGCCGCCTGCGCGAGGAGCGCCCGCACCTGTGCGTGGGCGCCGGCACGGTGCTCGATCGCCATATGCTGGGCGCGGTGGAAGAGGCCGGTGCGCAGTTCGTGGTCAGCCCCGGCTGCACCGATGACCTGCTGCGCGCCGCGCTGGAGAGCCCGGTGCCGATGCTGCCGGGCGTGGCCAGCGCCTCGGAGATCATGGTCGGCTACGCCCTGGGCTATCGCCGCTTCAAGCTGTTCCCGGCCGAGGTCTGTGGCGGCACCGCCGCGCTCAAGGCGCTGGGCGGCCCGTTCGGCGATATCCGCTTCTGCCCGACTGGCGGCGTCGGCCCGGCCAACCTGCAGCGCTACATGGCACTGCCCAACGTGATGTGCGTGGGTGGCAGCTGGATGCTCGACAGCAGCCAAGGCTGGGACGCCGTGCGCCAGGCCAGCGCCGACGCGCTCGCTCTGCTGGACTGA
- a CDS encoding shikimate 5-dehydrogenase, translating to MTLRISKDTRLCMSLSGRPGNFGTRFQNYLYRELELDYLYKAFTTSDLPAAIGGIRALGVRGCAVSMPFKEACIRHLDGLHESAATLQSVNTIVADDGRLTGYNTDYSAVVKLLHKHGVPTSSRYALRGSGGMAKAVACALRDSGFADGSIVARNEAAGRALAEQCGVHWREALGDEPAALLVNVTPLGMRGAEADQLAFDEQAVEAANWVFDVVAVPVETPLIRLARSLGKPVITGGEVIVLQAVEQFVLYTGVRPDDELIERAARFALAD from the coding sequence ATGACCCTGCGCATCAGCAAAGACACCCGCCTGTGCATGTCGCTGTCCGGGCGGCCAGGTAATTTCGGCACGCGCTTTCAGAATTATCTGTACCGCGAGCTGGAGCTGGATTACCTGTACAAGGCCTTCACCACCAGCGATCTGCCGGCGGCCATCGGCGGCATTCGCGCCCTTGGCGTTCGCGGCTGCGCGGTGTCGATGCCGTTCAAGGAAGCCTGCATCAGGCACCTCGACGGCCTGCACGAGTCGGCGGCGACGCTGCAGTCGGTCAATACCATCGTTGCCGATGACGGCCGCCTGACCGGTTACAACACCGACTACAGCGCGGTGGTGAAACTGCTGCACAAGCATGGCGTACCGACCAGCAGCCGCTACGCCCTGCGCGGCAGCGGCGGCATGGCCAAGGCCGTGGCCTGCGCGCTGCGCGACAGCGGCTTCGCCGACGGCTCTATCGTCGCCCGCAACGAGGCGGCGGGCAGGGCGCTGGCCGAGCAGTGCGGCGTGCATTGGCGCGAGGCATTGGGCGACGAGCCGGCAGCGTTGCTGGTCAACGTTACGCCCCTTGGCATGCGCGGCGCCGAGGCCGACCAGCTGGCGTTCGACGAGCAGGCGGTGGAGGCGGCGAACTGGGTATTCGATGTGGTGGCCGTACCGGTGGAAACCCCGCTGATTCGCCTGGCCCGCTCCCTGGGCAAACCGGTGATCACCGGCGGCGAAGTGATCGTGCTGCAGGCCGTCGAGCAATTCGTGCTGTACACCGGCGTACGCCCCGATGACGAGCTGATCGAGCGGGCGGCGCGCTTCGCCCTGGCCGACTAG
- a CDS encoding DUF3309 family protein, with protein MGLGTILLIILILMLIGAIPAWPHSRSWGYGPTGGLGLVLVIVLVLLLLGYI; from the coding sequence ATGGGCTTGGGAACCATACTGCTGATCATTCTGATCCTGATGCTGATTGGTGCCATCCCGGCATGGCCGCATAGCCGCAGCTGGGGCTACGGGCCTACCGGCGGTCTGGGACTGGTGCTGGTTATCGTGCTGGTGCTGCTGCTACTGGGCTACATATGA